The Brassica napus cultivar Da-Ae chromosome C7, Da-Ae, whole genome shotgun sequence genome has a segment encoding these proteins:
- the LOC106408371 gene encoding probable leucine-rich repeat receptor-like serine/threonine-protein kinase At3g14840 has protein sequence MKILFLLFLLFLGFTKVYPTPTLSLQEVDVLKVIAKTMKKTNWNFGIDPCDTRSTNGGWRNPNAINGSEDFVSCNCTFDNNTLCHVTGIVIKSQDLQGSLPKELASLPFLQELNLARNFLSGSIPAELGVLPLVQMILLGNRLTGTIPKEIGNIASLERLVLENNQLSGSLPPQLGSLLNLQRLYLSSNKFTGKIPSTFGKLISLRNLRLSDNQFKGTLPDFIERWTELEYMVLHSSGLVGPIPISISGLTKLKVLMISDMTGPGSQFPPLRNMQELTMLVLRNLNLTGELPSYLGRNTSNLTLLDLSFNQLSGVIPNTYEELGDVKNLYLTGNMLNGSVPRWMLNGRGLIDLTYNNFSEDSITTSCYHNSMNLFASSYTRTNNSMNVFCLKNFRCPTSLDSLYINCGGDEETTVNGLVFQADDYDRKPGYYESTRWFSSNTGIFLEDSRGVPKGTTIWSDSSKVKGVENSKLYAQARLSPISLTYYMLCLSSGNYKVSLHFAEIMFNKSKSYTSLGKRLFDIHIQGVLVLKDFNIAEQAGGVGKVVVKTFPVIVNNGSLEIRLYWAGKGTVATPVKGVYGPLISAIAVDQTFVSPVKNGTSSSSHSRIWIGIGVGLVVLFLLLIGFSILWFKGLLTSKSRLEREFKKKNFNTTRFSLRQLSAATDNFSEANKIGEGSFGKVYKGILTNGTIIAVKQLAKKSKQGSVEFLNEVGVISALQHPNMVRLHGFCVEGKQLLLVYEFVENNNLARALFGPQETQISLDWPTRQKICLGVARGLAYIQEESRLKILHRDIKASNILLDKDLNAKIADFGLAKLFREDESHITTNPAGTPGYWDPEYAMKGQLSDKSDVYSFGVLALEIVCGKSNSTERLDSTKNLYFVEWARLLWKQNKYENLVDSRLQDYDREEALVMVKVGVLCTSRLPADRPYMSEAVKMLEGEFSEEMDAKLANIANELKEEVEVEAEPLDIMKLMSDVRMELDEHRSEEEIANEMKEEVEVEAEPLDFMKLMSDVRMELDEHRSEEEITEEICGIADDISEISLVGWKFKGKEKAASSSGY, from the exons CACACCTACACTTTCCCTCCAAGAAG TTGATGTGCTCAAGGTCATTGCCAAGACAATGAAGAAGACAAACTGGAACTTTGGTATTGATCCCTGCGATACAAGATCAACAAATGGTGGATGGAGAAATCCAAATGCCATAAATGGTTCAGAAGACTTTGTGAGTTGCAACTGCACCTTTGACAACAACACATTGTGCCATGTCACTGGAAT AGTTATCAAGTCACAGGATCTTCAGGGTTCTCTACCGAAAGAGCTTGCTAGTCTTCCTTTTCTCCAAGAGCT TAATCTAGCCAGAAATTTCTTATCTGGTTCAATACCAGCAGAATTGGGAGTCTTACCTCTTGTCCAGAT GATACTTTTGGGAAATAGGTTAACTGGTACAATCCCCAAAGAGATTGGAAACATTGCTTCTTTAGAAAGACT TGTCTTGGAGAACAACCAGCTTTCAGGGTCATTACCTCCACAGCTCGGGAGTTTACTGAATCTTCAAAGACT CTATCTTAGCTCCAACAAGTTCACGGGAAAGATTCCATCTACATTTGGAAAATTGATCAGCTTGAGAAACCT GCGTCTAAGTGACAATCAGTTCAAAGGAACACTTCCAGATTTCATTGAGAGGTGGACAGAACTTGAGTATAT GGTTCTCCATTCGAGTGGCCTGGTTGGACCCATACCAATTTCCATTTCTGGTCTTACAAAACTGAAAGTATT GATGATCAGCGACATGACTGGACCTGGATCTCAATTTCCACCACTAAGGAATATGCAAGAGTTGACAATGTT AGTTCTGAGAAACTTGAATCTTACAGGAGAGTTACCATCATATCTTGGAAGGAATACCAGTAACTTAACCCTCTT AGACCTAAGCTTCAACCAACTAAGTGGAGTAATCCCTAATACTTATGAGGAGCTTGGAGATGTTAAGAATCT gtATCTTACAGGAAACATGTTAAACGGATCAGTCCCTAGGTGGATGTTAAATGGGAGAGGTCTAAT AGATCTCACCTACAACAACTTCTCTGAAGATTCAATTACCACAAGCTGCTACCACAATAgcat GAATCTGTTTGCAAGTTCTTATACAAGGACAAACAACTC CATGAATGTTTTCTGTCTTAAGAACTTCAGATGTCCAACAA GTCTCGATAGTCTCTATATTAACTGTGGTGGAGATGAGGAGACGACTGTCAACGGGTTGGTTTTTCAAGCTGATGACTATGATAGAAAACCAGGTTACTATGAAAGTACGCGATGGTTCTCGAGCAATACAGGAATCTTCTTGGAGGATTCTCGCGGTGTTCCAAAAGGAACAACAATCTGGTCGGATTCATCCAAAGTCAAAGGAGTGGAAAATTCAAAATTGTACGCTCAAGCACGACTTTCACCGATCTCCTTGACATATTATATGTTGTGTCTCAGTAGCGGGAACTACAAGGTGTCTCTACACTTCGCTGAAATTATGTTCAATAAAAGCAAGAGTTACACGAGCTTGGGTAAACGCCTCTTTGACATACATATCCAG GGAGTCCTTGTTCTGAAAGATTTCAATATCGCTGAGCAGGCTGGAGGTGTTGGAAAAGTTGTTGTGAAGACATTTCCGGTCATAGTAAACAATGGGTCTCTGGAGATACGCTTGTATTGGGCTGGTAAAGGTACTGTAGCCACTCCTGTGAAAGGTGTTTACGGTCCTCTTATATCAGCTATAGCTGTTGATC AAACATTTGTTTCACCAGTTAAGAATGGGACCTCTTCAAGTTCACATTCACGCATATGGATAGGAATCGGGGTTGGTTTGGTTGTGCTTTTCTTGCTGTTGATTGGCTTTAGTATTCTATGGTTTAAAGGTCTTCTAACATCCAAAAGCCGTCTGGAACGAG AATTCAAAAAGAAGAATTTCAACACCACCAGATTCTCCCTAAGGCAACTCAGTGCTGCCACAGACAATTTCAGTGAGGCTAACAAGATTGGTGAAGGAAGCTTCGGTAAGGTCTATAAAGGAATATTGACCAACGGCACTATAATTGCTGTGAAGCAGCTTGCAAAGAAGTCAAAGCAAGGGAGTGTAGAGTTTTTGAACGAGGTTGGTGTCATCTCAGCGTTGCAGCATCCTAATATGGTGAGATTACATGGGTTCTGCGTTGAAGGAAAGCAGCTCTTGCTAGTGTATGAGtttgtggagaacaacaacCTTGCTAGAGCACTCTTTG gtCCACAGGAAACTCAAATCAGCTTGGATTGGCCAACGAGACAGAAGATATGCCTAGGGGTAGCAAGAGGCTTAGCTTATATCCAAGAAGAATCACGCCTGAAGATTCTGCACAGGGACATCAAAGCCTCAAACATCTTGCTGGACAAGGATTTGAATGCCAAGATTGCAGACTTTGGTTTAGCCAAGTTGTTTCGTGAGGATGAATCACACATCACCACTAATCCTGCTGGAACTCC TGGTTACTGGGATCCAGAGTATGCCATGAAAGGCCAATTGTCAGACAAATCTGATGTGTACAGCTTTGGCGTGCTTGCTTTGGAGATTGTGTGCGGGAAGAGCAATAGTACAGAACGTTTAGATTCCACAAAGAACCTCTACTTTGTAGAATGG GCACGTCTTTTGTGGAAGCAGAACAAGTATGAAAATCTTGTGGATTCAAGGTTGCAAGATTATGACAGAGAAGAAGCTCTAGTGATGGTGAAAGTTGGTGTTTTGTGCACAAGCCGTTTGCCTGCAGACAGACCATACATGTCAGAAGCAGTGAAAATGCTGGAAGGGGAATTCAGTGAAGAGATGGATGCAAAGCTAGCTAACATAGCCAATGAATTGAAAGAGGAAGTGGAAGTGGAAGCAGAACCTCTAGACATTATGAAGCTTATGTCAGATGTCAGAATGGAGCTTGATGAACACAGGTCTGAAGAAGAAATAGCCAATGAAATGAAAGAGGAAGTGGAAGTGGAAGCAGAACCTCTAGACTTTATGAAGCTTATGTCAGATGTCAGA